A single region of the Plasmodium reichenowi strain SY57 chromosome 9, whole genome shotgun sequence genome encodes:
- a CDS encoding 3-oxoacyl-[acyl-carrier-protein] reductase, putative, with protein sequence MSVLHRFYLFFLFTKFFNCYKISYVLKNAKLAPNHAIKNINSLNLLSENKKENYYYCGENKVALVTGAGRGIGREIAKMLAKSVSHVICISRTQKSCDSVVDEIKSFGYESSGYAGDVSKKEEISELINKILAEHKNVDILVNNAGITRDNLFLRMKNDEWEDVLRTNLNSLFYITQPISKRMINNKYGRIINISSIVGLIGNVGQANYSSSKAGVIGFTKSLAKELASRNITVNAIAPGFISSDMTDKISEQIKKNIISNIPAGRMGTPEEVANLACFLSSDKSGYINGRVFVIDGGLSP encoded by the exons ATGAGTGTTCTACATAGATTTTATCTATTTTTCTTGTTTACAAAATTCTTCAATTGTTATAAAATTTCttatgtattaaaaaatgcAAAG CTAGCTCCCAACCATGcaattaaaaatattaattcaTTAAATTTATTGTCTGAAAATAAGAAggaaaattattattattgtgGGGAAAATAAAGTTGCTTTAGTAACAGGTGCAGGAAGAGGAATAGGTAGAGAGATCGCTAAAATGTTGGCAAAATCAGTATCTCATGTTATATGTATAAGTAGAACGCaa AAATCATGTGACAGTGTTGTTGATGAAATAAAATCATTTGGTTATGAGTCATCCGGTTATGCAGGTGATGTATCcaaaaaagaagaaataagTGAACtgataaataaaattttggcagaacataaaaatgttGATATATTAGTTAATAATGCTGGAATAACTAGAGATAATCTTTTTCTAAGGATGAAAAATGATGAATGGGAAGATGTGTTAAGGACAAATTTAAATTCtctattttatataacacAACCTATATCAAAAAGAAtgattaataataaatatggtcgaataattaatatatcaaGTATAGTAGGGTTAATAGGAAATGTAGGACAAGCAAATTATTCTTCATCGAAAGCTGGTGTTATTGGTTTTACAAAAAGCTTAGCAAAAGAATTAGCTTCAAGAAATATAACTGTGAATGCCATAGCCCCTGGATTTATATCTAGTGATATGACAGATAAAATTAGCGAACAAATAAAG aAGAACATAATTTCAAACATTCCTGCTGGACGAATGGGAACACCAGAAGaa GTAGCTAATTTAGCTTGTTTTTTATCATCAGATAAGTCTGGTTATATTAATGGTCGAGTTTTCGTAATAGACGGTGGACTATCAccttaa
- a CDS encoding OTU-like cysteine protease, putative, whose product MCLDWKYNYMKTRLKVLENNEKDEEIERKLQNNLNIKSLGYVLKAIEILKRKEKMKRYSTFDRHLSYFKKNNINKPQYNEKKILEHRLWAIGCELIEVIGDGNCLFRSISRNLFHKQKYHMYVRKKCVEYMINYKEEYSIYFENNEFQQYIKNMSKNGYWGDELCIKATADAFDCIIYIITSTLENWHLKYESKNNNGMYKKCVFLAYSSPTHYDCFKLMQR is encoded by the coding sequence atgtgTTTGGACTggaaatataattatatgaagaCAAGACTTAAGGTGttagaaaataatgaaaaggatgaagaaatagaaagaaaattacaaaataatttgaATATTAAGAGTTTGGGATATGTATTAAAAGCTATAgagatattaaaaagaaaagaaaagatgAAAAGATATAGTACATTCGATAGACATTTAtcttattttaaaaaaaataatataaataaaccacagtataatgaaaaaaagatattagAACATAGATTATGGGCCATTGGATGTGAACTCATTGAAGTAATTGGAGATGGGAATTGTTTATTCCGTTCGATATCTCGTAACTTATTTcataaacaaaaatatcATATGTATGTTAGGAAAAAATGTGTAgaatatatgataaattataaagaagaatattctatatactttgaaaataatgaatttcaacaatatataaaaaatatgtcCAAAAATGGGTACTGGGGTGATGAATTATGTATAAAGGCAACAGCTGATGCTTTTGattgtataatatatattataacatcTACATTAGAAAACTGGcatttaaaatatgaatccaaaaataataatggtatgtataaaaaatgcGTCTTCCTAGCATATTCCAGCCCAACTCACTATGATTGTTTTAAACTAATGCAAAGGTAG
- a CDS encoding flavodoxin-like protein yields the protein MFMRWNKISRYTLLSGMVVSFWLFYKSENFNLLRRLISKLRSLFPLFIKNNFLNNEIKNSVKIYFGSQSGTAEEFAKELKANLNDLFHIQANIIDLEYFNKEEIKSFGIRIFIVATYGDGEPTDNAVEFFKWLKSLNNDNDYFRNTKYSIMGLGSKQYKHFNKIAKKLDTFLLNFKAHQISETIYGDDDDNIYHDFEVWKNKFFMQLPKLLNMKNIPLYVPKEDIIEFTSWRDMSEIKLDIQYYDHLIEEDNKKEKNVVTENIINESVTNNQQLLNHKQNNLSINNKSNYISTDIIGKFYFNHLTGKVISIKKLLKNVDLSNNGDKVNHINISIEDNIIYKAADNLSILTKNTKEVITWWLKRLNIDEKEKTKKFTFVNRNKLIDNSFTMNDPKNDVENETFNNDVNKGNNKTNMDDNSNNNGNNNNNNYNEYDDNHIYVPFPTPCSVEDALSYYCDLTTIPRLNILKKFKCFIKDIEELKMFNYILSNNKRNTFFNICKECDMTFIEFVDMFMQSAVFELSPFLQLIPRNTPKSYTISSSPKESKDILSLTVKKKQYCIHSLRRALKNLKTNDMFPKLNEQKLRELCSRRWFKGSSSYYLTEELNVNDIVKFNIKPSKFVLPENIQSSHIIMIATGAGIAPFKAFLSEFIYYDQQIVKDNFVRKGKRILFYGCRKREVDFLYEMEIMDALDKKHIDETYFAFSRDQESKIYVQDLILQKKELVWNLLQKGAYIYVCGNSNMSKDVNKTINSLPLHFKQNDKKFTKKLKKSGRYIYEIW from the coding sequence ATGTTCATGAGGTGGAATAAAATATCACGGTATACCCTATTAAGTGGTATGGTAGTTTCCTTTTGGTTATTCTATAAATCAGAGAATTTCAATTTATTGAGAAGATTAATTAGCAAGCTAAGAAGTTTGTTCCctctttttataaaaaataactttttaaataatgaaattaaGAATAgtgtaaaaatatattttggTAGTCAGAGTGGAACAGCAGAAGAATTTGCCAAAGAATTAAAAGCGAACTTGAATgatttatttcatatacAAGCAAATATTATCGATTtagaatattttaataaagaagaaataaaatcTTTTGGAATCcgtatatttattgttgCAACGTATGGAGATGGAGAACCAACGGATAATGCAgttgaattttttaaatggttaaaaagtttaaataatgataatgattattttaGAAATACTAAATATTCCATTATGGGTTTAGGTAGCAAAcaatataaacattttaataagATAGCTAAAAAACTTGATacatttcttttaaattttaaagCTCATCAAATTAGTGAAACTATTTATggtgatgatgatgataatatatatcatgaTTTTGAAGTatggaaaaataaattttttatgcAACTTccaaaattattaaatatgaaaaatataccTCTTTATGTACCCAAAGAAGATATTATTGAATTCACATCTTGGAGAGACATGTCAGAAATTAAGTTAGATATACAATATTATGATCATTTAATAGaagaagataataaaaaagaaaaaaatgtagtaacagaaaatattataaatgaaaGTGTTACAAATAATCAGCAATTATTGAATCATAAACAAAACAATTTAAGTATTAATAACAAATCAAATTATATAAGTACTGATATAATAGggaaattttattttaatcaTCTTACAGGAAAAGTTATTTccattaaaaaattattaaaaaatgtggATTTATCGAATAACGGAGATAAAGTTAATCATATCAATATTAGCATTGaggataatattatttataaagcTGCAGATAATTTATCtattttaacaaaaaatacaaaagaGGTCATTACCTGGTGGTTAAAACGATTAAACATAGATGAAAAAgagaaaacaaaaaaattcaCTTTTGtaaatagaaataaattaatagaTAATTCATTTACTATGAATGATCCAAAGAATGATGTAGAAAATGAAACATTTAACAATGATGTTAATAAAGggaataataaaacaaatatgGATGATAATAGTAACAAtaatggtaataataataataataattataatgaatatgatgataatcatatatatgtaccCTTTCCAACACCATGTAGTGTTGAAGATGcattatcatattattgTGATCTAACAACCATTCCAAGattgaatattttaaaaaagtttaaatgttttattaaaGATATAGAAGAACTTAAAATGTTTAACTATATTTTatctaataataaaaggaaCACATTCTTTAACATATGTAAAGAATGTGATATGACATTTATAGAATTTGTTGATATGTTCATGCAAAGTGCTGTATTTGAATTATCTCCATTTTTACAATTAATACCTAGGAATACTCCTAAAAGTTATACAATTTCTTCTTCTCCAAAGGAAtcaaaagatatattatcattaacTGTTAAGAAGAAACAATATTGTATACATTCTCTTAGAAGAgcattaaaaaatttaaaaacaaatgatATGTTTCcaaaattaaatgaacaAAAGCTACGAGAACTTTGTAGCAGAAGATGGTTTAAGGGATCATCCTCATACTATCTAACAGAAGAATTAAATGTAAATGATATAGTTAAATTCAATATAAAACCTTCCAAATTTGTTCTCCCAGAAAATATTCAATCATctcatattattatgattgCTACAGGTGCAGGAATTGCACCTTTTAAAGCTTTCCTGAGCgagtttatatattatgatcaACAAATTGTAAAAGATAATTTTGtaagaaaaggaaaaagaaTATTGTTTTATGGGTGCAGAAAAAGAGAAGTAGACTTCCTCTACGAAATGGAAATTATGGATGCTCTTGACAAGAAACATATTGATGAAACATACTTTGCATTTTCACGAGATCAAGaaagtaaaatatatgtcCAAGATTTAATTCTTCAGAAAAAGGAACTTGTATGGAATTTATTACAAAAGGGtgcatatatttatgtttgTGGAAATAGTAATATGAGTAAAGATGTAAACAAAACCATTAATAGTTTGCCTCTCCATTttaaacaaaatgataaaaaatttacGAAAAAGTTGAAAAAATCTGGGCGTTATATCTATGAGATATGGTAA
- a CDS encoding DNA-directed RNA polymerase II, putative: MTTYNDNTNKHQINITKLTKDELDFTLYNSNSGIANALRRIMLSEIPTLAIDVVNVYENTSAFHDEFIAHRLGLIPIDSRNVNNYEFREKCKCKETCSKCTIQYIIEVKCNHSNKIDVSHYDIESLEHEPNVPMPIPHGNKNSVSENAIPIVTLSKNQTLHMKLIATKGIGKMHAKWIPANVSYRIDHKVLIKHNLIDKLSNEHKLLLANNLNTDCYILNKDTHDDDNNNNNNIQLKLKENMSVVMAESSIDLLSELGYKDIIKIVYDETMFHFHVESVGSIPPEQIVQMAIDILENKLKVLEPQIKSSFYSIDEVAKQLKEQGVSLYGIQLDLE, encoded by the coding sequence atgactacttataatgataatacaAACAAACATCAAATAAACATCACGAAATTAACTAAGGATGAGTTGGattttacattatataatagtaACTCTGGAATAGCTAATGCATTAAGAAGAATAATGTTATCAGAAATTCCAACATTAGCTATAGATGTAGTAAATGTATATGAAAATACAAGTGCATTTCATGATGAATTTATTGCTCATAGATTAGGTTTAATACCAATAGATAGTCgtaatgtaaataattatgaattTCGTGAAAAATGTAAATGTAAAGAAACATGTTCAAAATGTACtattcaatatattattgaaGTAAAATGTAATCATTCTAATAAAATTGATGTATCGCATTATGATATTGAATCATTAGAACATGAGCCTAATGTACCCATGCCCATACCACATGGTAATAAAAACTCTGTAAGTGAAAATGCCATACCTATTGTTACTTTATCAAAAAATCAAACATTACATATGAAACTTATAGCTACAAAAGGTATAGGTAAAATGCATGCAAAATGGATTCCAGCTAATGTATCTTATCGTATAGATCATAAAGTTCTTATTAAACATAATTTAATAGATAAATTATCAAATGAACATAAACTATTATTAGCAAATAATCTAAATACTGATTGctatatattaaataaagatacacatgatgatgataataataataataataatatacaattaaaattaaaagaaaatatgtCTGTTGTTATGGCAGAAAGCTCAATTGATCTTTTATCTGAATTAGGatataaagatattataaaaattgtttATGATGAAACCATGTTTCATTTTCATGTTGAATCTGTTGGATCCATTCCTCCTGAACAAATTGTACAAATGGCAATTGatatattagaaaataaattaaagGTTCTAGAACCACAAATTAAATCATCTTTCTATTCTATAGATGAGGTAGCAAAACAATTAAAAGAACAAGGAGTCTCCTTATACGGTATACAACTAGACTTGgaataa
- a CDS encoding perforin-like protein 3, protein MTFTRGSFIFLYILIISLNTIYQNIFDNIDNVSLISKIFVSTKGYDYIENTVENIPQIENGKLLNILQHDQIINKVNHNTIHTGALYTEHNKKSKNRKTIKSPQRKSHPNLVKVKNNINFNEIKNGHETNTNDSLFKTEEIKKIKATEKKECKGSAKNCIRGNVKSLINVMKGMEINKNEKDNSTSDREENIYDDEHHTVIVYDGIDENKDLYNKYKNIEKTTNGMDSIVIQGTEYLGVGYDFIFGNPIGDPFLKVDPGYRDSIIKLTYPKSDEDYPDNYMNINPNGSFVRNEISCNRSEKESEISTMSEYTKELSVDASIGASYGLFGSFSASTGYKSVSNTISKNKFRMFMLKSYCFKYVASLSQYSQWKLTDQFVRAISLLPSHFNSLEKDGTYCSDEEFRDNRKSEKCGKSVTAWMYFFKNFGTHVSTLLHLGGKITQQVKISKNDYKAMTESGLSISASVSAGFGLFKVKGSTNTESNESSNNESSTSSLEKETVIIGGTTIFDPNDPNNFEKWAESITENPMPIKGEYEPLSRILPTRLSKIYEEALRFYISVNVPSNFGQITDNEIRQYNIKEELMKATMLHSSGSGLIVVECEEKQNFLLGFSLSIPNDLSNLKDFYLNSCDEDSDKCYSKMSDNAYSYIFAMCKEEMIPFFEQKVKSGVGLLTLECSEKNQVILFGFGISVLNTNDPISISLYPCKYGKASCSMQGSTDQSAVGLWIVCAHEESLNSKFSVYIRKMFEENVSGKKKKHMDICPEKVLFNLIFEFTKTPINKRNGGCFTVNDKCPKDFHVCSEKKDRKSFNYYSLSVY, encoded by the coding sequence atgaCTTTCACTAGGGGCTCATTTATATTCCTgtacattttaataatcagtctaaatacaatatatcaaaatatatttgataatATTGACAATGTATCTTTGATTTCAAAAATTTTCGTTTCTACCAAAGGATATGATTACATTGAAAACACTGTGGAAAATATTCCACAGATTGAAAATGGAAAACtcttaaatatattacagCACGATCAAATAATCAACAAAGTGAATCATAATACTATTCATACAGGTGCATTATATACAGAACATAACAAAAAAAGTAAGAACAGAAAAACAATTAAATCGCCACAAAGAAAAAGTCACCCCAATCTTGTCAAAGTAAAGAATAACATAAATTTCAacgaaataaaaaatggtCATGAAACCAACACTAATGATAGCTTATTTAAGAcagaagaaataaaaaagataaaagcaaccgaaaaaaaagaatgtAAGGGGAGTGCTAAAAATTGCATTAGAGGAAATGTTAAAAGTCTGATTAATGTAATGAAAGGTATGGAAATTAATAAGAACGAAAAAGATAATTCAACCTCAGATAGGGAAgagaatatatatgatgatgaaCATCATACTGTAATTGTATATGATGGTATagatgaaaataaagatttatataataagtaCAAAAATATTGAGAAAACTACGAATGGTATGGATTCAATAGTTATACAAGGTACAGAATATTTAGGTGTTGGTTatgattttatatttgGGAACCCAATAGGTGACCCATTTTTAAAGGTAGATCCTGGTTATAGAGATTccataataaaattaacTTATCCTAAATCAGATGAAGATTATCctgataattatatgaatataaatcCGAATGGTTCCTTTGTGCGAAATGAAATATCTTGTAATAGATCAGAAAAAGAAAGTGAAATAAGTACCATGAGTGAATATACGAAAGAACTTTCTGTAGATGCATCTATAGGTGCTTCTTATGGGTTATTTGGATCTTTTTCTGCATCTACTGGTTATAAGAGTGTATCAAATACTATATCTAAAAATAAGTTTCGCATGTTTATGTTGAAGAGTTATTGTTTTAAATACGTTGCTTCTTTATCTCAGTATTCTCAATGGAAACTAACTGATCAATTTGTAAGGGCGATTTCTTTATTACCATCTCATTTTAATTCCCTAGAAAAAGATGGAACTTATTGTTCAGATGAAGAATTCCGAGATAATCGCAAAAGTGAAAAATGTGGGAAGAGTGTCACAGCATGGatgtattttttcaaaaacTTTGGAACTCATGTTTCTACTCTTTTACATTTAGGCGGGAAAATAACACAACAGGTAAAGATATcaaaaaatgattataaagCAATGACTGAAAGTGGTTTATCCATTTCAGCTAGTGTGTCAGCAGGATTTGGTTTGTTTAAAGTGAAGGGTTCTACAAATACGGAATCGAATGAGTCTAGTAATAATGAATCATCTACATCCAGTTTAGAAAAAGAAACGGTAATAATAGGAGGTACAACCATTTTTGATCCCAATGACCCGAATAATTTTGAAAAGTGGGCAGAAAGTATAACCGAAAACCCAATGCCTATAAAAGGAGAATATGAGCCATTATCTAGGATATTACCTACACGATTATCAAAGATATATGAAGAAGCGTTAcgtttttatatttctgTCAATGTACCATCCAATTTTGGTCAGATAACAGATAATGAAATAAgacaatataatataaaagaagagTTAATGAAAGCAACTATGCTTCATTCTAGTGGAAGTGGTTTAATTGTAGTTGAATGTGAAGAGAAACAAAATTTCCTTTTAGGTTTTTCTTTATCTATACCTAATGATTTATCAAATTTAAAagatttttatttgaattcATGTGATGAAGACTCAGATAAATGTTATTCGAAAATGAGTGATAATGCATACAGTTATATATTTGCTATGTGTAAAGAAGAAATGATACCATTTTTTGAACAGAAGGTAAAATCAGGTGTAGGTTTATTAACATTGGAATGTTCAGAAAAGAATCAGGTTATTTTGTTTGGTTTTGGAATTAGTGTTTTAAATACAAATGATCCAATATCTATATCTTTATATCCTTGTAAATATGGTAAGGCGTCTTGTTCTATGCAAGGTTCCACTGATCAGTCGGCTGTTGGTTTATGGATAGTATGTGCTCATGAAGAATCCTTAAATTCGAAATTTTCtgtatatataagaaaaatgtttgaagaaaatgtttctggaaaaaaaaagaagcATATGGATATTTGTCCAGAAAAGGtcttatttaatttaatattcGAGTTTACAAAGACGCCAATTAATAAACGTAATGGGGGATGTTTTACAGTAAATGATAAATGCCCGAAGGATTTTCATGTATGTTCAGAAAAGAAGGATAGAAAatcttttaattattaCTCATTGTCCgtatattaa